Within Trichoderma atroviride chromosome 2, complete sequence, the genomic segment GCGACCATAGAAGCCGATTCCAAGGTTGATGAGGGCCGGATCGATGCCAACGCGCCAGAACAGCTGCAGGGCCAGCTCGACCTCAGTTAGATTGGTATGCGCATACATTCTGTTACCAATCTCATTGTGCTGGTCCCACGTGCCGTGCAAGTCGTAGGACATGAGGTTGATGAAGTTTGAGTATTGGGCCAACCCGGGCAGGTCGAAGCCGCGAAGGTACCAGTACGAGCTGGGTGCCGTGAAAGAGATACCCCAGGTGCCGTGGCCGGAGCCGTCAAACTCATCAcggatggccttgagcaTCAAAGGAAAGTTTTTAATGTCAGCCTCATGACCTCCTCGGTCGGGGGCGGCAGGGTATTCCCTATGATGTGGTTTAAGATCTAGCTACCAGCGTGTGTATGGAGTGGAAATACATACCAGTCTAAGTCAACACCGTCGAAGCCGTACTGGGACATGAAACGCACGAGACGATTTGCAAACTCGGAACGCAAGATGGCACTCCCAGCAATTTTACCAAAGATTGGCTGAGTGTCGGCTTTTGTTCTCGGGAGTCAGCAGCTTGAGGGTAGCACGGGGTTCAAGAAGTGGGAGGCTAAATAATGTACTGACTTCCGTCGTCAAAAAAGTCCCAGCCGCCAATCGACAGCCAGACCTGCAACTTTGGGTTCCGAAACTTGACATTGGTGACTTCATGGAATATCTCCCATGGATCGTCCAACGAGGCGTCACTGGCCATCGGCACAATGTTgagctgatgaagacgggACATGTTTAGAGATGATCAAGCTTGGTGAAGCAGCATTGGGCAAACCACTTACACTGGTGTCGATgtaggcaaaggcaaagttgAGAATGTCCAGCTCCTCAACCGGAATCTGAGCTGGGGTCATGACGCCGCAGCTATCGAGGTGTGCTCGCCATGATTCGTAGTAAGCAACAACGCGGTCACGggcatctccgccgccgcctgggTCCTTTGGAGTCCCGCAGTTAGATTGGCAGCCATTCTGGCAAAATTCCTGTCCAGTTGTACTTGTCAGTGTTGTCTAGATGCGTTTTCAAGGTGGATTGATTCACGGTAGTTGTTCCGCAGAAGCCAAactggctgcagcagacgtTCAAGGGGCAGGCAGCTGAGCCACTGGCCGAGTCCTTGCCGCACTCAGCTTTCGCATCGCAATTGGACGTGCAGCCATCGCCGCAAAACACCTGGCCGTAGCCGCACCATCCGCTCGCACCACAGCAGGCGCCGTTGAGGcacttcttgtctttggagCAGCTATGGTCGTCGGAGCTACTGCCGAGCTGCCTCCTGAAGATTCCGGGAGCCAAAGTGGCGTTGCCGTAGTCTGAGAGAGCCTCTGGTGCCGGTGCAAAGTCTGCGAGAGCAGAGAAACTAAGATCAAGAAGGATAAGAAAGAAGGTCAAGGTTGGTATCATGAGCCCGCATAGGGAGCTCCTACGAGAAGGTTTACTCATGGTAGGTGCTTAAAGAACGAACGCAATTGAGAATTTCAACACCGCTGAAGAAGCAACTGAAGTAAGTGAGAGGATGCGTGCAAAGTTTTCTTATCCAGGGAGCCCGCGCTTGCTGGGCGTATAACGTTCTGTTCACATCTTCCGGTTGAGCCCCTTGCGACCCCTTCCCAGATCTTACAGCATGTAACCTCATTTTCAGATCTGCGCTGATATCGACCATCTCATGACCCCCAAGTTACTGGATACAAAGATTCTGTATCATCAAGCGGCTGTGTAGCTCAGATAAAGGCCTGTTGCAAGATCAAAGTGCAGCGCTGTATTACAGGTTTGCTTGATTAGGCAAGTTGTTGTATAAGGTACCGCTGCACAGGTATGGTATTGTCGCGAGAAGCCTTATAGTATATGTAAGACAACCGAGATTCATTATTAAGAGAAAATACTTGGTGGAAGCCTTTTATAGGTACCTAGTTATGAAAAGCTTGTTGCCTTTTTTGGTGTAGGGGGCGGGACCGGCCCGAGCCTCGTTTCTCTAGCGTGTTCTTTAATTCCCACAGCCGCCGAGATAGGCAATCGCCTTGCAAGTACTCCGGACAAGTTAAGCGAATTGCCCTCTGGTAACATTAGACGGATCTCAGATCCATATCGTACAGCCCGGTAACGTTTGAAAGATCTCAGATTCATATCATACAGTGTGGCGTGGCACCGTGACTCTGATACCGTGACGCAGTAGGTGAGATATTCTCGGCTGCGAGTAGCAATGCAAGACGGGGACATCCGATGTTCTGAGGCGTCATTATCGTCGAGCCGCCTTTCACGTCTCCGGCCCTCCGCACTCGGTGTCCCGAGGAGGCCTCGTTCAGCTCCTTCATATGGTGCCTTGGGACTGCGACTCCTTTGGGCTGGCGATCCAGAAGCGAGCAAGAACAAACAATCATGTCGCCGCTTTGGATGTCCTTCCGCTTGGCCGTATGGTCCATCACAGCGTCGATATGCGCAGCCAAGGTGGTGCCAGCCCTGCCGCCGCTCTGGGATCTTGACGCgcgcagcatcaacatctcgCGGCCCAACAGCATCTCTGTCGCCAGCAATGACTCCTTGGTCCAGCTCTTCTCGGCCTCGCAGGTCGCATCGTTGTCCAGCGGCTGCGCCAGCGCAATGACCAAGCCTCTATCTTGCTCCAGCCTCCTCATCAGTCCGCTGGCGCTCTATACTCTCAACACTCTGACGGAGGCGAACCTGACGGCGCTGTGCGTCACGAAATGCACAAAGTCCATTGCCAGCTACCGCGAGAATGTCTTGAGCGCTTGCGCCAACGACGTCACTTCCAGCACGCCCTCCAACGGCTCTGTGCCGATCCCTGGAACGGGGCTCTATGATGATATTTACAATATCCAGGGCGGCTCTATCAGACCAGTACACCTGGCCGACTATTTCTTGCTCAACTACAAGATCAATTGCCTGCAGGACGAGTATGTTTTTATGATAGATCCCCGTCAGCATGTATGGGCCCACGGCTAATTCACAATGGGACAGTTCGGATCCAGCTAAGTGGTGTTATCTGAAGGCTGGGGAGGAGAATCTCGTCCTCACCAGTTCAAGCTGCGACGCCTGTAGCTTGGGGGCAGTCAGGGCGAGAATCGAGGGCTTTGACGAGTATTCGTCCGAAGAAGCCAGCGCGTGGTCCTCGCATATCACCACTGCGTGTAAGACCACGGCGGCGCCACTCTCCACGCCCAAGTACTCTGTCATTCTTGCGAACAACAAGTGAGTAAATGCATGTAATGAGCCGCAGCACGCACGAGCTGATACTAAGATCCAGCACTATCGTCTCGGGCTACAACCCCAAGCCCACGCCCTGCTCGGGCACCAGCGTGCCTGTGGCCAGAAACGCGAGCTGCGACGACTTCGCCAAGAGCCACAGCATTGGCAcggagcagctgctggccatcaATCACTTACAGTCGGGCTGCGTTGGCTTTCCGGGCAACAAGACGTCGCTGTGCATCCAGGGCTCGTGCCAGACATACACGGTGGCCGCCAACGATACGTGCGAGAGCATCGCCACCCGCTTCGGCCTCTGGCCGTTGCAAGTGCGCCTGTGGAATCCGATGCTCGACCCTCAGTGCCGGGATCTGGCTCACATGGTCGGCCGTATCCTCTGCGTCAGTAACCCGGGCGGCTACACGACGCCCTCCGTATCGCTGCCGCCCGCCACCACCGTGAGCACGCTTGTGATTCCATTGCCGTCCGGGTCATCAATGGCTTATTGCGATCTGCCGACCGTCACTACCATTTGGACGATGCCCCCGCTGCCGACGGGCATGGTTACCAAGTACCCGCTTGCCAATGGCTCAGTTGCTGGCTGCTTCAAGATGTGGGACAACCCCTACTCCAAGATGATGTGTAATGCGGCCGCGGCCGTGTATAATGCTGATGTGGATTCCTAGATCGAGTGGAATCCGAGCGTGTTGAATGGCAGAAACTACTCCGCGTGGGACTGCGTGCTACAGCAGAATACGTCATATTGCGGCCTCTTGTACGATCCAGCGAGTAAGTGTAGGGGCGGGCGAGATTTGAAGGATCAAATAAGGCATGTAACTTGGATGGCTGACTGGGTTTGTAGACTCGACAACGACCGGCTCGACAGATGCCGACTACGACTTCGTTCCGCCCCCCGAGGGCTCTACTCCGGGAGCCACAACTCGATGTCTTGTGTGGTACACAACAGTGGATGGTGAGATGGTTTTGCTGCATACCCTGCCACGAGAAGAAGCATAGCTGACCCTGGCATCCTCTCTGTCTCAGGCGATAGCTGTTCCTCCATCCTCTCTGATTGGGGGGATCACAATCGCTCAATTCTACGCCTGGAATCCCCAGATAGGTACCTATCGGTCGACCATGCGCCCCCTATTCATCACTTGTCGCTGACATTTACTACTCCTACAGGACCACAGTGTCGAAGCTTGTGGTCTCACGCAGCCGTACGTCTACAAGACAAATCCTTTCCCCATCGTCATTGAGCCCCTTGATCTTCTAACCCTAGACACAGTATTGCGTCCTAAGCCCTAGCAACGCCACCAGCACCCTAACGTCGGCGCCTTCGACCAGCAAAACGGCGAAAACTACAACAACCAAGGTGAACCACCTGGGCCCACGCAACCTGGTATCTCAAAAAACTGCAACAAGTATGCCCTCGCCAAGTCAGGTCAGACCTGTGACGGGTTCGCCGCGGCGAACGGCATCACAACTGCGAATCTCtgtaagaagaagagtcTCAAACATCTTCTCATATTCTCAGCTGACAAATACTACAATAGATGCCTGGAACACTGTCTTGAACGGGGCTTGTACGCAGTAAGTCAAGTCATGTACCTTCCGGCTGTCGTTGTCAGATGATCTAACACGTTGGATGCAGCTTCCAGTCAGGGGCAGCGTATTGTATTGGGGTTTCTAAGTAGGGTTTTGGATTTATCTACTTTGTTACATGTTTGTAGTCTTTTAAGCAAATCATGTAGTCTTGCTAGGAGGTAGGAGGTATGAAGAGGTCATATAACCTTTTCTACCACTATCATTAGTGGCTAATTTAAAGCTAGAGGGACTCTTCGATACACGATGTTGCATTTCTAGTGCTAAGGCTCATTCCGACGAGCTTCTAGTTTAACCTCCAATCTTCTACTGTATATAGTCCTACGCTTTCACTATTTCCTTATGTCTTTCGACGTCTCACAACATTCATGTTGTTAGACATTTCAAGTTTCATTAGACAGTCATAGCCTTTTGCAATTGGCTCCTTCACATGACTCAAACATTTGTTGTGCGATGCAAACACATTGCTATCCCTATCCATAATCAAATGAAATGCGGCTTCCTCTTGATTAGAGCTAGCTCCTTTATCACGATACGCATAGAAAGCAGCATGAGTAACGTATCATTGTTGCGTTGGTTGTTGGTACTGTAAGGGACAAGCATGGTGGCTTCCTGCTTATTTCGTTAACAAGCGAGTCTGCTCTCTCCGAGTCCCTTGGCATTGAAGATAAAGGCTTCCGTCTAACGCCGTTCCCAGGCTTGGGTTTCATCTAGACTCATAGATTCTTGCGCAACAACGTCCTTGTGAAGCTTGTGTCTACACTACCAGTGGGTACTGATTTGGTGGCCGGGGCCTAAACTACCCGTGGACATCCATGT encodes:
- a CDS encoding uncharacterized protein (EggNog:ENOG41~SECRETED:SignalP(1-22)), with the translated sequence MSPLWMSFRLAVWSITASICAAKVVPALPPLWDLDARSINISRPNSISVASNDSLVQLFSASQVASLSSGCASAMTKPLSCSSLLISPLALYTLNTLTEANLTALCVTKCTKSIASYRENVLSACANDVTSSTPSNGSVPIPGTGLYDDIYNIQGGSIRPVHLADYFLLNYKINCLQDDSDPAKWCYLKAGEENLVLTSSSCDACSLGAVRARIEGFDEYSSEEASAWSSHITTACKTTAAPLSTPKYSVILANNNTIVSGYNPKPTPCSGTSVPVARNASCDDFAKSHSIGTEQLLAINHLQSGCVGFPGNKTSLCIQGSCQTYTVAANDTCESIATRFGLWPLQVRLWNPMLDPQCRDLAHMVGRILCVSNPGGYTTPSVSLPPATTVSTLVIPLPSGSSMAYCDLPTVTTIWTMPPLPTGMVTKYPLANGSIEWNPSVLNGRNYSAWDCVLQQNTSYCGLLYDPANSTTTGSTDADYDFVPPPEGSTPGATTRCLVWYTTVDAVPPSSLIGGITIAQFYAWNPQIGPQCRSLWSHAAQRHQHPNVGAFDQQNGENYNNQGEPPGPTQPGISKNCNKYALAKSGQTCDGFAAANGITTANLYAWNTVLNGACTQ